The genomic stretch GCCGGAACTGACCGAGTTCCAGGGCGAAAACGGGGCCAAGACCCGCAGGACCGCGATTGCCGAAACCTCCGACCTCATGGCCAACCTGGTGTCCTCCCACGTCCGCACCATCGCCTTCATCAAGTCCCGGCGAGGGGCAGAGACCATTTCCACCGTCACGAAGCGGTTGCTTGAGGACGTCGATCCGAGCCTTCCGCCCCGGGTGGCTGCCTATCGCTCCGGCTACCTGCCAGAGGAACGCCGGGAGCTGGAAAAGGCGCTGCGATCCGGCCAGCTGCTGGGGGTATCCAGCACCTCCGCCCTGGAGCTGGGCATCGACATTTCCGGACTCGACGCGGTGTTGGTGGCCGGCTGGCCCGGCACTCGGGCCTCCTTCTTCCAGCAAATCGGCAGGGCGGGCCGTGCCGGACAAGACGCACTGGCTGCCTTTGTGGCCAGCGACGATCCCCTGGACACCTTCCTGGTCCACCACCCCGATGCCATTTTTGACCTCGCCGTAGAGGCCACGGTGTTTGACCCGGCCAACCCCTACGTCCTGGGCCCGCACCTTTGTGCAGCTGCCGCCGAACTCCCCATCACGCACCAGGACCTGGCGATCTTTGATGAAAGCACCCCGGCGCTCCTGGACCAGCTGGTCGCCCAGGGCTACCTGCGAAAGCGGCCCGCCGGCTGGTTTTGGACCCACCCCCAAAGCGCCGCCGCCATGGTGAACCTGCGCGAGGACGGCGGCGGTCCGATCAACATCATCGAGGCCGACACTGGCGCCCTCCTGGGCACGATGGGATCCCCACAGTCCCACTACCAGGCACACACCGGCGCGGTGTACGTCCACCAGGGCACCAGCTATGTGGTTCTTGAACTGAATGAGGCCGAGCACTGCGCGCTGGTGCGCCGGGGAACACCGGATTTTTACACAACGGCCCGGGACGTCACCCAGATCGAGGTGCTGGAATCGCTCCGGCACGAGCAGTGGGGTCCCGTGGAAATGCATTTCGGCCCCGTCCAGGTTCGTACACAAGTGGTCTCCTTTCAACGCAAGGCCCTCATCTCCAACGAAGTTCTCGGTGAGGAACCCCTGGAGCTCGAGGCCCGCGACTTGTTCACCAAGGCAGTCTGGTTCACGCTGGACAACGCAACACTGCTGGCCGGGGGGCTCGTCGAGCCTCAGTTTCCCGGGGCCCTCCACGCCGCCGAACATGCCGCGATCGGGCTCCTTCCGCTGGTGGCCTCGAGCGACCGGTGGGACGTGGGCGGGGTGTCCACGGCCATCCATGCCGACACAGGCCAGCCCACCATATTTGTTTATGACGGCCACCCCGGCGGGGCGGGATTCGCGGAGCGGGGATTCGACATGGCCCGTGTGTGGCTCAAGGCAACACTGGAGGCCATCCAGTCCTGCGAATGCAAGGGCGGCTGCCCGTCCTGTGTGCAATCCCCCAAGTGCGGCAACAAGAACAACCCCCTTGACAAGGACGGTGCCGTGCTGCTGCTGAAGGTCCTGCTCAGGCACTCCCGCCTGGCCTGACGCCGCCGGCCGCGCCGTTCAGGCTTCCCGGTTCAGGGCTGCCCGGGCAGCACGTCCGCCGGTGGAGGTCCGGCCCGTGCCCGGCCGTGCGCCAGCCAGGGCAGCGTGGTCGCAACGGATACCTCCACGGTGGCGGACATGTCGGCGTTGAGGGTGCAGGCAACGAGTGCTGCCCCATGCTGCTGGGCGGTTTCCCCCGCGGCCTGGCAGGGATCCCCTGCCATCAGGCCCCGGTAAGTGTCAGCGGCAGCGAGTGCGGCCAGGTCCGCTGCCGTCGCTGCCTTGGAAGCTGCCACGGCGGCCTGGCCCAGCGCCACGACGAAAACCATGAGCAGCAGCATGGCCAGCGCCAGACCCGCGCTGAGGACGGTACCCGAGCCCCGCTCATCCTTTATTAACATGGGCCACCTCCGCCTTCCCCGCCTCATGGGCCACCGCCGGTGGTGGTGTGGCTATCCCCGGCCACCCCTGCCCCTGGTTGCGCTCCATCTTGGCGCTCGCCTGGGCTGCCTGCTTCCACGGCACCAATCCCGACAGGGCCCCGCCCACACGGCCTTCCACCGTGACAGTGGCGTACTCCGCAGCGGCGCCGACAGAGACCGTGACCGCAGTCCCTGAGACCCTCTGAACAATTTCCATGACCTGTTCCGACGAGTCGCCCCGGGCCAGTGCCCTTGCACCGGCCCGGGCCCCCTCCTCCAGCCGCAGCTGGAGCAGGCCCGCCGACACGGCAAGCAGCAGGATGGCCAGCAACGCCGTAACGGCAGGCAGTACCACGGCCAGCTCGGCCGTCACCGAACCCCGCATGCGGCGCCGTTCGTTGATGGTTCCCATGATGCCTGCCTCCCGTGCCGCGTCCAGGCGCTAAAAGCTCAACGCCGTGCGGATGATGTTCATCAGGAAGCCGCGAACCTCGTCGCTTTTGAGGATCACCACCAACAGCCCGGCAAAGCCCACGGCCGCCAAGGTGGC from Arthrobacter stackebrandtii encodes the following:
- a CDS encoding DEAD/DEAH box helicase — its product is MPTNDSLISLLGGGGSPPQLQHVRRIPARREVTEPWPDWAHPDLVTSYANLGIAEPWRHQVAGANAAHKGEHTIIATGTASGKSLAYQLPALDAVHRAALELAANPGRLEDDGAVALYLAPTKALAADQLAALLSLHLSTLRAATYDGDTAPGDRRWIRDHSNFILCNPDMLHFGVLPNHTWWARFFRRLRYVIIDEAHSYRGVFGSHVAVLLRRLRRICAHYGSNPVFIGASATSSDPGSSFARLVGAPVTTVTEDFSPHGATTVALWEPELTEFQGENGAKTRRTAIAETSDLMANLVSSHVRTIAFIKSRRGAETISTVTKRLLEDVDPSLPPRVAAYRSGYLPEERRELEKALRSGQLLGVSSTSALELGIDISGLDAVLVAGWPGTRASFFQQIGRAGRAGQDALAAFVASDDPLDTFLVHHPDAIFDLAVEATVFDPANPYVLGPHLCAAAAELPITHQDLAIFDESTPALLDQLVAQGYLRKRPAGWFWTHPQSAAAMVNLREDGGGPINIIEADTGALLGTMGSPQSHYQAHTGAVYVHQGTSYVVLELNEAEHCALVRRGTPDFYTTARDVTQIEVLESLRHEQWGPVEMHFGPVQVRTQVVSFQRKALISNEVLGEEPLELEARDLFTKAVWFTLDNATLLAGGLVEPQFPGALHAAEHAAIGLLPLVASSDRWDVGGVSTAIHADTGQPTIFVYDGHPGGAGFAERGFDMARVWLKATLEAIQSCECKGGCPSCVQSPKCGNKNNPLDKDGAVLLLKVLLRHSRLA
- a CDS encoding Rv3654c family TadE-like protein, with the translated sequence MLIKDERGSGTVLSAGLALAMLLLMVFVVALGQAAVAASKAATAADLAALAAADTYRGLMAGDPCQAAGETAQQHGAALVACTLNADMSATVEVSVATTLPWLAHGRARAGPPPADVLPGQP
- a CDS encoding TadE family type IV pilus minor pilin, which translates into the protein MGTINERRRMRGSVTAELAVVLPAVTALLAILLLAVSAGLLQLRLEEGARAGARALARGDSSEQVMEIVQRVSGTAVTVSVGAAAEYATVTVEGRVGGALSGLVPWKQAAQASAKMERNQGQGWPGIATPPPAVAHEAGKAEVAHVNKG